The following proteins come from a genomic window of Proteiniphilum propionicum:
- a CDS encoding DUF4465 domain-containing protein, translated as MKKNLFYLISLFSLLMVSCENDDVTVTKVVDLENKLTGVETEWTGDKSGTEIPGDYGPIWKNQFSGADNLFVFDNYFSDSSWSGFMYTNKSDVTTASYANNSAITGKAYTGKVYLTANSTDYNPAVISFKGGTSCRVKGMYVTNSTYAYFSMKNGDQFAKKFGEGDWFKLKIKGKDKAGNDTQAVEFYLADFRNGKSELLNQWKWVDLMGLGEVKSVHFELSSTDNGDWGMNTPSYFCIDDITAVISE; from the coding sequence ATGAAAAAAAACCTGTTTTATTTAATTTCTCTTTTCTCTCTTCTGATGGTTTCATGCGAGAATGATGATGTAACCGTTACAAAAGTTGTTGATCTGGAAAACAAGCTAACTGGAGTCGAAACCGAGTGGACCGGAGACAAGTCGGGAACCGAAATTCCCGGCGATTATGGTCCCATATGGAAAAACCAGTTCAGCGGTGCGGATAATCTTTTCGTTTTTGACAACTATTTTTCCGATTCTTCCTGGAGTGGATTCATGTACACTAATAAAAGTGATGTCACAACTGCAAGTTATGCTAACAATAGTGCCATCACCGGAAAAGCATATACAGGAAAAGTTTACCTTACGGCAAACAGTACAGATTATAATCCTGCTGTAATTTCTTTCAAAGGAGGCACTTCCTGCAGGGTTAAGGGAATGTATGTTACCAACAGTACCTACGCCTATTTCTCCATGAAAAATGGGGACCAATTTGCTAAAAAATTCGGGGAAGGCGACTGGTTTAAACTCAAGATCAAGGGAAAAGATAAAGCGGGGAATGACACGCAGGCAGTGGAGTTTTACCTTGCCGATTTCCGTAACGGCAAGTCAGAACTGCTTAATCAATGGAAATGGGTTGATCTCATGGGGCTTGGAGAAGTGAAAAGTGTTCATTTTGAACTCTCCTCCACCGATAACGGAGACTGGGGAATGAATACTCCTTCTTATTTTTGTATTGATGATATTACAGCGGTTATAAGTGAATAA
- a CDS encoding PKD domain-containing protein, with protein MTKQRQLFQFFFLLFFILLPVGCSSEGDVTDEGEGPGIKHSPYLTRVFEYMPAPGQFVNKLPEYKEGDTFETMAKKAEEKIAGDRGGLISLGGFGGYVVVGFDHTIENVPGKADFAVLGNAYAGNSEPGIVMVSADINKNGKPDDPWYELAGSEHDNEKTIHNYEITYYRPDENKTPVLHPSLFYVTDAAYIKWTANVNGEGYVYKTTFHQQSYYPQWIDSDKMQFIGTRLPDNNTVDNDTYTLHSYDWGYADNMPNNSSGAQFDIDWAVDTNRKKVHLDGIDFVKIYTGVNQFNGRIGESSTEVSGVIDLHLLQQQ; from the coding sequence ATGACAAAACAAAGGCAGCTTTTTCAATTTTTCTTTCTCCTTTTCTTTATTCTTCTGCCAGTGGGTTGCAGCAGTGAAGGAGATGTGACTGATGAGGGAGAAGGCCCCGGAATAAAACACTCTCCCTATCTCACCCGCGTGTTTGAGTATATGCCTGCTCCGGGCCAGTTTGTGAACAAACTGCCGGAATATAAGGAAGGCGATACATTCGAAACAATGGCGAAAAAAGCCGAAGAAAAAATCGCCGGTGACAGAGGTGGGCTGATATCGCTGGGCGGGTTTGGCGGTTATGTAGTAGTGGGGTTTGATCATACCATTGAAAATGTGCCTGGTAAAGCCGATTTTGCAGTACTGGGAAATGCTTACGCCGGCAATAGTGAACCGGGTATTGTGATGGTATCTGCCGACATCAACAAAAACGGGAAACCCGATGACCCATGGTACGAACTTGCCGGAAGCGAACATGACAATGAGAAAACCATACACAATTATGAAATCACTTACTACAGGCCCGATGAAAATAAAACTCCTGTCCTTCACCCATCGCTCTTTTACGTGACTGATGCAGCCTATATCAAATGGACCGCTAACGTAAATGGCGAGGGTTATGTTTATAAGACTACCTTTCACCAGCAAAGTTATTACCCGCAATGGATAGACAGTGATAAAATGCAGTTTATCGGGACAAGGCTTCCCGACAACAACACTGTTGATAACGATACTTACACCTTGCACTCTTACGACTGGGGTTATGCCGACAATATGCCTAACAACAGCTCAGGAGCTCAGTTCGATATAGACTGGGCTGTAGATACAAACCGTAAGAAAGTACATCTTGACGGAATAGATTTTGTTAAAATATATACGGGTGTGAACCAATTTAATGGACGCATTGGAGAGTCTTCCACCGAAGTAAGTGGAGTAATTGATCTGCACCTGCTCCAACAACAGTAG
- a CDS encoding YncE family protein, whose amino-acid sequence MKKQIIILSLLVFAMLVASCRKDVELLLSEAVVTDPGASGAGRFAGFYLLNEGNMGSNKATLDYYDFVSGSYNRNIYAVQNPSVPKELGDVGNDIKLYGNRLYAVINASNKIEVMDAHTAKRIGQADIPNCRYIAFYERYAYVTSYAGPIEIDPEYKQRGYVARVDTATLQVEERCVVGYQPDGIAISHGKIYVANSGGYKGAGKSANYERTVSVIDIATFKEEKRIDVSCNLHLIKADKRGNLWVTSRGDHRGNSSRLFFIDRQKQIVSDSVLLSVNNFQIDGDSLYLFGIEERAASNVNKFNFTIINTTTREVINTHFITDGTERQFETPYGIMVHPETKDIYITDAGDYINPGFLYCFNRKGKKRWSIQTGDIPAHFALLPKRR is encoded by the coding sequence ATGAAGAAACAGATTATCATACTATCACTTTTGGTTTTTGCGATGCTTGTTGCTTCTTGCCGAAAAGATGTGGAGCTGCTGCTCTCTGAGGCTGTCGTTACCGATCCCGGGGCCTCAGGAGCCGGCCGGTTTGCCGGCTTTTACCTGTTGAATGAGGGAAATATGGGGAGTAACAAAGCAACGCTAGATTATTACGACTTTGTTTCCGGAAGCTACAATCGTAATATCTACGCCGTACAGAATCCATCCGTTCCAAAAGAGCTGGGTGATGTTGGTAATGACATTAAGCTTTATGGTAACCGCTTGTACGCTGTCATTAACGCATCCAATAAAATTGAGGTGATGGATGCACATACGGCAAAAAGAATCGGGCAGGCGGATATTCCCAACTGCAGGTACATTGCCTTCTACGAAAGGTATGCTTACGTTACATCTTATGCAGGCCCTATCGAGATAGATCCCGAATATAAACAAAGAGGCTATGTGGCTAGGGTTGATACAGCGACGCTGCAAGTTGAAGAAAGATGTGTTGTAGGATATCAGCCTGATGGAATTGCCATTTCTCACGGTAAGATTTATGTAGCAAATTCCGGCGGTTACAAGGGAGCAGGAAAAAGTGCAAACTATGAGAGAACCGTTTCTGTGATAGATATTGCGACATTTAAAGAAGAAAAACGTATTGATGTGAGCTGCAATCTTCACCTGATCAAAGCAGATAAAAGAGGTAACCTGTGGGTCACCTCACGTGGTGATCATCGGGGCAATTCTTCCAGGTTGTTTTTTATCGACCGGCAAAAGCAGATAGTAAGCGATTCTGTTTTACTTTCTGTCAATAATTTTCAGATAGATGGTGATTCACTGTATCTTTTTGGTATTGAAGAGAGAGCAGCATCAAATGTGAATAAGTTCAATTTCACCATCATTAATACAACTACCCGTGAAGTTATAAATACGCATTTCATTACAGACGGTACTGAGAGGCAATTTGAGACTCCCTACGGTATAATGGTACATCCCGAAACAAAAGATATCTACATAACTGATGCGGGAGATTATATTAATCCGGGATTTCTGTATTGTTTCAACCGGAAAGGGAAAAAGCGATGGAGCATACAAACGGGAGATATTCCCGCGCATTTTGCTTTACTCCCCAAGAGAAGATAA